The Syngnathus typhle isolate RoL2023-S1 ecotype Sweden linkage group LG3, RoL_Styp_1.0, whole genome shotgun sequence genome window below encodes:
- the pdcd4b gene encoding programmed cell death protein 4b isoform X2 yields the protein MAADCEAWLNSNPVEVDNVSDSFESDDGNNTGTLIANKNISNEVNGNWLLSSSSSIHEARLKAKAKRRLRKNSSRDSGRGDSLSDNGDLVRGTAVAPTSPKSKLLDRKSRLGKGRGLPKKGGAGGKGVWGRSGEVYEPEQVDKKDPNYDEAQENCVYETVVPPLDERDFEKTVTPIVQEYFEHGDTNEVAELLADLNLGPMRSEVPSLAVSLALEAKASQRELTSKLLADLCGPVLFRSDMEKSFDKLLRELPDLVLDTPGAPQLMGQFIARAVRDQILSKSYIESYKGRVGCEYTRAALDRAAVLLKMSKGGVRIDNQWGIGGGQRPVTQLVKEMNLLLKEYILSGDSKEAERCLKDLEVPHFHHEFVYEALVMVLESKGEKTFKMLLQLLKLLSVSSIITVDQMRRGYERVYMDIAEINIDVPRAYFILEQFVEKSFNMGIIDVKLRDLCPCRGRKRFVSEGDGGVIKTES from the exons ATGGCAGCTGACTGCGAGGCCTGGCTCAACTCGAACCCCGTCG AGGTTGACAATGTGAGTGACTCTTTTGAATCTGATGACGGAAACAACACTGGCACACTTATCGCCAACAAGAACATCAGCAACGAGGTCAATGGCAACTGGTTGTTGTCGTCGAGCAGCAGCATCCACGAGGCGCGTCTCAAAGCCAAAGCTAAGCGGAGGCTCAGGAAGAACTCGTCCAGGGATTCTGGCAGGGGGGACTCCCTTAGTGATAATGGTGATTTGGTCAGGGGAACAGCGGTGGCCCCCACCAGCCCTAAAAGTAAGCTGCTGGACAGGAAGTCCAGACTGGGCAAAGGCAGAGGTCTGCCAAAGAAAG GTGGGGCTGGAGGCAAAGGTGTGTGGGGCAGATCCGGTGAAGTGTATGAACCAGAGCAAGTAGACAAGAAAGACCCAAACTATGACGAAGCTCAG GAAAACTGTGTGTATGAGACTGTGGTCCCTCCGCTGGACGAACGGGACTTTGAGAAGACGGTCACCCCCATCGTGCAGGAGTACTTTGAACACGGAGACACAAATGAAGTTGCG GAACTGCTGGCAGATCTGAACCTGGGGCCCATGAGAAGCGAGGTGCCCTCGCTGGCTGTGTCGTTAGCACTGGAGGCTAAGGCCAGTCAGCGGGAGCTGACTTCCAAGCTGCTGGCTGATCTCTGTGGACCCGTCTTATTCCGCAGTGATATGGAGAAGTCCTTTGACAAACTCTTACGAGAGCTCCCAGATCTGGTGCTGGACACACCTGGAGCCCCGCAG CTCATGGGCCAGTTCATCGCACGAGCCGTTCGTGACCAAATCTTGTCAAAGAGCTACATTGAGAGCTATAAAGGCAGAGTTGGCTGTGAATACACAAG GGCGGCCCTCGACCGGGCGGCTGTGCTTTTGAAGATGAGTAAGGGTGGCGTTCGCATCGACAACCAATGGGGCATAGGTGGGGGCCAGAGACCTGTCACACAGCTTGTCAAAGAG ATGAACCTCCTGCTAAAGGAATACATCCTATCTGGAGACAGCAAGGAGGCTGAGAGGTGTCTGAAAGATTTGGAGGTTCCTCATTTTCATCACGAGTTTGTCTATGAG GCTCTAGTAATGGTATTGGAGTCCAAGGGAGAGAAGACATTCAAAATGCTTCTGCAGCTTCTTAAGTTGCTCTCTGTGTCCTCCATTATCACTGTGGACCAAATGAGAAGG GGCTATGAAAGAGTTTATATGGATATAGCTGAAATTAACATAGATGTTCCCCGTGCGTACTTCATCCTTGAGCAGTTTGTTGAAAAGAGCTTTAACATGGGAATCATTGATGTAAAGTTACGAGACCTTTGTCCCTGTAG GGGCCGCAAGAGATTTGTCAGCGAGGGAGACGGGGGTGTCATCAAAACTGAGAGCTAA
- the pdcd4b gene encoding programmed cell death protein 4b isoform X1, whose translation MAADCEAWLNSNPVEVDNVSDSFESDDGNNTGTLIANKNISNEVNGNWLLSSSSSIHEARLKAKAKRRLRKNSSRDSGRGDSLSDNGDLVRGTAVAPTSPKSKLLDRKSRLGKGRGLPKKGGAGGKGVWGRSGEVYEPEQVDKKDPNYDEAQENCVYETVVPPLDERDFEKTVTPIVQEYFEHGDTNEVAELLADLNLGPMRSEVPSLAVSLALEAKASQRELTSKLLADLCGPVLFRSDMEKSFDKLLRELPDLVLDTPGAPQLMGQFIARAVRDQILSKSYIESYKGRVGCEYTRAALDRAAVLLKMSKGGVRIDNQWGIGGGQRPVTQLVKEMNLLLKEYILSGDSKEAERCLKDLEVPHFHHEFVYEALVMVLESKGEKTFKMLLQLLKLLSVSSIITVDQMRRGYERVYMDIAEINIDVPRAYFILEQFVEKSFNMGIIDVKLRDLCPWAARDLSARETGVSSKLRAKKCF comes from the exons ATGGCAGCTGACTGCGAGGCCTGGCTCAACTCGAACCCCGTCG AGGTTGACAATGTGAGTGACTCTTTTGAATCTGATGACGGAAACAACACTGGCACACTTATCGCCAACAAGAACATCAGCAACGAGGTCAATGGCAACTGGTTGTTGTCGTCGAGCAGCAGCATCCACGAGGCGCGTCTCAAAGCCAAAGCTAAGCGGAGGCTCAGGAAGAACTCGTCCAGGGATTCTGGCAGGGGGGACTCCCTTAGTGATAATGGTGATTTGGTCAGGGGAACAGCGGTGGCCCCCACCAGCCCTAAAAGTAAGCTGCTGGACAGGAAGTCCAGACTGGGCAAAGGCAGAGGTCTGCCAAAGAAAG GTGGGGCTGGAGGCAAAGGTGTGTGGGGCAGATCCGGTGAAGTGTATGAACCAGAGCAAGTAGACAAGAAAGACCCAAACTATGACGAAGCTCAG GAAAACTGTGTGTATGAGACTGTGGTCCCTCCGCTGGACGAACGGGACTTTGAGAAGACGGTCACCCCCATCGTGCAGGAGTACTTTGAACACGGAGACACAAATGAAGTTGCG GAACTGCTGGCAGATCTGAACCTGGGGCCCATGAGAAGCGAGGTGCCCTCGCTGGCTGTGTCGTTAGCACTGGAGGCTAAGGCCAGTCAGCGGGAGCTGACTTCCAAGCTGCTGGCTGATCTCTGTGGACCCGTCTTATTCCGCAGTGATATGGAGAAGTCCTTTGACAAACTCTTACGAGAGCTCCCAGATCTGGTGCTGGACACACCTGGAGCCCCGCAG CTCATGGGCCAGTTCATCGCACGAGCCGTTCGTGACCAAATCTTGTCAAAGAGCTACATTGAGAGCTATAAAGGCAGAGTTGGCTGTGAATACACAAG GGCGGCCCTCGACCGGGCGGCTGTGCTTTTGAAGATGAGTAAGGGTGGCGTTCGCATCGACAACCAATGGGGCATAGGTGGGGGCCAGAGACCTGTCACACAGCTTGTCAAAGAG ATGAACCTCCTGCTAAAGGAATACATCCTATCTGGAGACAGCAAGGAGGCTGAGAGGTGTCTGAAAGATTTGGAGGTTCCTCATTTTCATCACGAGTTTGTCTATGAG GCTCTAGTAATGGTATTGGAGTCCAAGGGAGAGAAGACATTCAAAATGCTTCTGCAGCTTCTTAAGTTGCTCTCTGTGTCCTCCATTATCACTGTGGACCAAATGAGAAGG GGCTATGAAAGAGTTTATATGGATATAGCTGAAATTAACATAGATGTTCCCCGTGCGTACTTCATCCTTGAGCAGTTTGTTGAAAAGAGCTTTAACATGGGAATCATTGATGTAAAGTTACGAGACCTTTGTCCCT GGGCCGCAAGAGATTTGTCAGCGAGGGAGACGGGGGTGTCATCAAAACTGAGAGCTAAGAAGTGCTTTTAA
- the shoc2 gene encoding leucine-rich repeat protein SHOC-2 — protein sequence MSSTLGKEKDSKEKDHKSGLGGKEREKEAKALAGPLKDGGKETKTKGKETKEGKKDTSSSTPGVAFSVDNTIKRPNPAPGTRKKSSNAEVIKELNKCREENSMRLDLSKRSIHMLPTSIKELTQLAELYLYSNKLQSLPSEVGCLSGLITLALNENSLTSLPDSLDSLKNLRMLDLRHNKLREIPPVVYRLTSLGILYLRFNRITTVEKDIRNLSKLTMVSIRENKIKQLPAEIGELRNLGTLDVAHNQLEHLPKEIGNCTQITNLDLQHNELLDLPETIGNLASINRLGLRYNRLSAIPRSLAKCRELEELNLENNNISVLPEGLLSSLVKLTSLTLARNCFQSYPVGGPSQFSTIDSLNMEHNRINKIPFGIFLKANVLTKLNMKDNQLTSLPLDFGTWASMVELNLATNQLTKISEDICRLVSLEVLILSNNLLKKLPHGIGNLRKLRELDLEENKLECLPNEIAYLKDLQKLVLTNNQLTTLPRGIGHLTNLTHLGLGENLLQHLPEEIGTLENLEELYLNDNPNLHSLPFELALCSKLSIMSIENCPLSHLPPQIVAGGPSFIIQFLKMQGPYRAIV from the exons ATGAGTAGTACTTTAGGCAAAGAAAAAGATTCAAAAGAAAAGGACCATAAGAGCGGTTTGGGTGGCAAAGAAAGGGAAAAGGAGGCCAAGGCTCTTGCGGGTCCACTTAAGGATGGGGGCAAAGAAACCAAGACCAAAGGGAAAGAAACCAAAGAAGGTAAGAAGGACACCAGCAGCTCAACACCGGGTGTTGCCTTCTCAGTTGACAATACGATCAAGCGGCCAAACCCAGCACCAGGTACACGCAAGAAGTCCAGCAATGCCGAGGTGATTAAGGAGCTTAACAAGTGCCGGGAGGAAAATTCCATGAGACTGGATCTCTCCAAGCGGTCTATTCACATGTTGCCCACCTCCATCAAGGAGCTGACACAGCTGGCTGAACTCTACCTATACAGCAACAAGCTCCAGAGCCTACCGTCTGAAGTGGGTTGCCTCTCAGGCCTGATCACTTTGGCCTTAAACGAGAACTCCTTGACCAGCTTGCCCGACTCACTGGACTCCCTTAAAAATCTTCGTATGCTTGATCTCCGGCACAACAAGCTGAGGGAGATCCCGCCAGTGGTCTACCGACTGACGTCGCTGGGCATACTCTATCTACGCTTCAACCGCATCACCACGGTTGAGAAAGACATCCGGAACCTTTCCAAGCTCACGATGGTCAGCATCCGGGAGAACAAGATCAAGCAGCTTCCCGCAGAAATAG GGGAACTTCGCAACCTCGGTACTCTGGATGTTGCCCATAATCAGTTGGAGCACTTACCGAAGGAGATTGGGAATTGCACACAAATAACCAACCTAGATTTGCAGCACAATGAGCTCTTAGACCTCCCAGAGACTATAG GAAACCTTGCCAGCATAAACCGCCTGGGTTTGAGATACAATAGATTGTCAGCCATCCCCAGATCATTAGCCAAATGTCGAGAACTGGAAGAGCTAAATCttgaaaacaataacatttcAGTGTTACCAGAG GGTCTCCTGTCGAGTTTGGTCAAACTGACCAGCCTGACACTAGCAAGGAACTGCTTCCAGTCATACCCTGTGGGTGGACCATCCCAGTTCTCAACCATCGACTCGCTCAACATGGAGCACAACCGCATAAACAAGATCCCTTTTGGAATCTTCCTCAAGGCCAATGTTTTAACCAAGCTTAACATGAAG GACAACCAGTTAACTTCTCTGCCGTTGGACTTTGGCACATGGGCCAGCATGGTGGAGCTAAACCTAGCCACCAATCAGCTGACGAAGATATCAGAGGATATCTGCCGTCTGGTGTCTCTAGAG GTATTAATTTTGTCCAATAATCTTCTGAAGAAGTTACCACATGGTATCGGCAATTTGAGAAAGCTTCGGGAGCTTGATTTGGAGGAAAACAAGTTGGAATGTCTCCCAAATGAAATTGCATATCTCAAGGATTTACAG AAATTGGTGTTGACAAATAACCAGCTGACAACATTACCCAGAGGCATTGGCCACCTTACCAACTTGACTCATCTGGGGTTGGGGGAGAACCTGCTGCAACATCTCCCCGAGGAGATTG GCACACTGGAGAACCTGGAGGAATTGTACCTCAACGACAACCCCAATCTGCACAGCCTGCCCTTTGAGCTGGCCCTGTGCAGCAAGCTGTCCATTATGAGCATCGAAAACTGTCCCCTCAGCCACCTGCCGCCCCAGATTGTGGCCGGGGGCCCCTCCTTTATCATCCAGTTCCTCAAGATGCAGGGACCGTACCGTGCCATAGTCTGA